One Nitrospirota bacterium genomic window, GTCTCTCTGGAGAGATAGTAAAGCCAACCTTTTGAATTTTTATCGTTAAAACCTTATCTGGTGGTTTCATATCCAGGATAATAGGCACATTGGCCACTTTCAAACCATTGTTACATGAAAGATAAAGACTGGTGGGAGTCTTGGAGGTTCTTGAAACGCCAAGTATGATAAGATCTGCCTTCTCCACAGTCTCCAAGCCTTGTCCGTCATCATGCTTCAGGGTAAAGTCAATCGATTCGGCAAGGCGAAGCGACTCTTCTCCAATCCCTCTTAAAAGCCCAGGCTTCAATATAGGAATCATATTCCATAGCTTTCCTATACGATCCAGCAATGGGCCAAGAAGATCAATAGTATAAATACCCATTTTCCGCTTTTCTTTATTAATCCATCTCCTGAGTTCATGTGATACCAGTGAATAAATGACGATACCTTGCACTGCTTCAGCCTTGATCAGAATCGTCTTGATTTGCTCCTTGGTCTTGATATAAGGAAATCTCTTGAAGATCGGTTTTATCTCTTTGAATTGCACCAGAACCGCACTGATTACCATCTCTGCCGTCATACCTGTCGCATCAGAGACAATAAATACATGCACTTCTTTTTTGAAAGGGCTCATGTGACTTTAGATTAAAGTTTTGGGGTCAAACTGTGAATTACATATTTTCATCATTCACTCATATGTTACTTTCCATGAGCAACTTTTTGAACAATCCCTAAAAAGATGCCCGATGTCTTGAGCTTTTTATTTATATGAACGGTAACTCGTGTTGATATTCTACACGGGTTGTTTTAGATGGTATCTATAAAAATATACTATATTTGTCTCTGAATTTTCAACAGAAAGTTGAATCGGGTCAGTGAATGTGCAGGTAAAACTAATCCTCCTCCCCTTGTATTCGACATACCCCATATGGTATTATTAATTATGCAAGGCAAGATAAGGTTTGGCCTTCTTCTGATTGTTATATTTATAGTCATCTCCGCGGGAATCGCTGGTGGTTTTGTATATTCCCTGAAGGGTGATCTCCCATCAGTTGATTCATTAAAGAAACAACAGCATTTTGATGGTACAAAGGTCTATGGAGACGATGGTGAACTGATTGGAGAATTCAATATCGAAAAGGGAATATATGTTCCGCTGAATGCCATCCCCAAAAGCCTTAAAAATGCAGTTATCGCAATTGAGGATTCAAGGTTTTATGAACACAAAGGTCTTGATTATATTGCTATAGCGAGGGCTGCGATAAAAGACATACTCTATGTAAGTATTAAAGAGGGTGGAAGCACCATAACCCAGCAGCTCGCAAAGGTTGTATTCCTCACGCCTGAGAAGAGCATAAAAAGAAAGATTAAAGAGGCTTATCTTGCTATAAAGATGGAGAAGACTCTCACAAAAAATCAGATACTTGAGTTATATCTCAACAAGATATATTTTGGACATGGTGCCTACGGTGTAGAGATGGCTTCAAGAACATACTTTGGAAAATCGGCAGAATCCCTTTCAACTGCTGAAGCAGCCCTGCTTGCAGGTCTAATCAAGTCACCTATGATATACTCCCCATACAATGACCTTGAAAAGGCACGATTTAGACAGATTACAGTCCTTGAAAGGATGGAATCAGAAGGTTTTATCAAGAAGGGCGCAGCAGAGAAACTCTGGCAGCAACCCATAAGGTTTATAAACCTAAGGAAACGGGATGACAATATGCAGTATTTCCTCGAACATGTACGCAGATACCTTGAGGACAAATATGGTAGTGAAAGCGTCTATAAAGGTGGGCTCAGGGTATATACAACGCTTGACAGGAGGATGCAGAGGGCTGCAATAAAGGCGCTACAGGAAGGACTTCGTGAGATAGATAAAAGACAGGGATACAGAGGACCGATAGAGCATATAGATGTTATAAAGGAGAAGAAGAAAAAGAAGGCAGATAATAAGGCAACACACTCTGTTGTTATGATTTCTGGAGAGATATTCAATGGGACTGTAATAAAGGTTACAAAAGATTATGCAGTGGTCAGGGCAAGGGGTATTGTCGGCAGGATAGCCCTTGAGGATATGTTATGGGCTGGAAGAGTTTTGACTAAAGGAGGCAGGATAAAGGAATATAAAGAACTTAATGTAAGCGACATACTCAAGAAAGGCGATGTAGTGAGGGTGCGGTTAAAATCAAAATCACAGAAAGGAGTATCATTTAGCCTTGAACAGGAACCGGTAGTTGAAGGTGCAATTGTAGTTATTGAACCATCTACAGGATATATAAAGGCGATGGTTGGAGGATACGATTTTACGAGAAGTGAATATAACAGAGTATTATTCGCAAGACGACAGGCAGGCTCGGCATTCAAACCAATTGTATATGCATCGGCTATTGAGCGGGGATTTACACCGTCAAGCATCATTATCGATGAACCTGTGACTTATGATGAAACTGCATTCAAGGCGGGATGGAGTCCTGAGAACTACGATAAAAAATATTATGGACCAACAATGTTAAGAACAGCTCTCGCCTATTCAAGGAATGTAGTCACGGTAAAATTGCTTGAGAAAATAGGTGTTGACAGTGTAATCGATTTTGCCAGGAAACTGGGAATCGGTGGACCATTTGAGCGTGATTTTACTATAGCGCTCGGTTCATGCGATGTCACACCCCTTGAATTGACCTTAGCATATAGTACCTTTGCAAATGGTGGTGTTAAGATGAAGCCATTAACAATAAAGTATATTCTGGATTCAAAAGATAACATCCTTGAGACAAATCAACCTGAAGGTCAAGGGGTTATAAGTAAAGAGGCATCATTTCTGATAACAAATATGATGGAGGATGTGGTTAAATATGGAACAGGCTGGAGGGCTAAGTCACTCGGCAGGGCAGTTGTAGGAAAGACTGGCACTACAAATGAATACAGGGATGCATGGTTTATTGGATATACACCTGAGATTGTAGCAGGGGTATGGGTCGGTTTTGACAATAGACAGCCCCTCGGTCCTGGTGAGACAGGCGCAAGGGCTGCCAGCCCAATATGGGTATCTTTGATGCGTGAGATACTTGAGACTATCCCTCCGTCTAATTTCATCATACCGGATGGAATTGTTGCAGCAGAGGTGGATGCAGAGACTGGGCTATTAGCCACAAATGAGAGTAGAGTGAGATATATAGAGTATTTTAAAAAGGGAAGCCTTCCTGCGTATTCAACCCCCGATTCAAAGGAAAGACTGGGTGTAAGAACTATGGGTGATCTTCCATATAGCCCGCTCAGGGGCCAACAGTTGGATACAGACTGACCATCAATTTCCCCTCTCCTAACCGCTCCCTGAGTTTTTCTTCCCCTCTTCGTTCGATCTCCTTCAGCCTTGCAGTAACCTGATTACATGCTGTAGAGAGGAGAACCATATGGCTGTATGTAAAGGCATTCTTCCTCGAAGGGTTGCTGAGGAGTATAAAGCCAGTGATTTCACCATTGTATATGAGTGGGGAGGCAATCATAGAACGGCCTGAATAGAATCTGTCTTTAAACCTTTTCTCTATCCCTGTGTCTTTGATAAGAAGAGAAGACTTATTTTCAAGTATCCATACAGCAACAGGGTCACTCTTTTCTATATGGTGTACCTTTTTGATATTTGCCGACTGGTATATATCAAACTCCTCGTTGTATTTATTCCATATAGCAATGAATCCTGCCTTTGCAGGTTCTATGTCATTCATTAACTGTTCAAACACCATACCTGTTAGTGCATTTATGTCCTCAGCCTGAGGGATCAACCTTCCTAACTCATAAAGTGTTGTGAGTTCCCTGTTTAGTGACTTTATCCTTGATATGAGTATTGCTATTATGACCTCAAGAAGGCGAATGCCACTTTTAGGGTCAGTATTAATGACATCGAAAAGGTCACTACAATCTATCTTCCAGAGCGAACAGTCTTTTCTTGCTACTACATCTGCAGAGCGGAACTTTTCACCAAAGACTGCCATTTCACCGAAGACATCACCCTCCTCAAGTATTGCAAGTATCTTGTATTTACCTGTCTTGCTGTCTATAACCTTTCTCACCTCAACCTCTCCTGAATGGAGTATATACATGCTATCTGCCTGTTCACCTTCACGGATTATGTATTCTCCTTTTAAGTATTTATTTTCTTTCAAGAGTAAGGCTAAGGAGCGTAGAGTTTCTTCGCTTATACTGGTGAATACCGGGATAGTTCTGAGAGACTCAATGTTACCTTCCATATCTGCCCTCCAGCCCTGAAGGTTTCTGGGCAAATGGCGATGGTTTTTGCTGTGGTTGTGGTGCTGGCTCTTCCACAGGCATCTGGGTCTGGAGCATTATCCTGAGGTCATTCGGATTATTGCTTATGTTAAGTGCGTCCTCTTTTGTTATTGCACCTTCCTTCACATACTCGAATAGGTGCTGATTCATCGTCTGCATCTTATATAGCGATGCAGAATCGTGTATCGCTTTATCTATTGCCCCTGTTTTACCTTCTTCGATCATCTTGCGGATAGTGGGTGTATTTATCATTATCTCAAGAACTGCAATCCTCCCTGAGCCATCAGATTTTTTTACGAGTCTCTGCGATACAGTGGCAGCAAGTGTCATAGCAAGCTGCATCCTCACCTGGTGTTGCTGTTCGGGTGGAAATGTGTCTATTATGCGGTCTATAGACTGCTTTGCATCATTTGTATGAAGTGTGCTGAATACGAGGTGACCTGTTTCTGCGGCAGTCATCGCTATCGAGATTGTCTCAGGGTCTCTCATTTCTCCAACGAGGATTATATCGGGGTCCTGTCTTAATGCCCTTTTTAATGCCTCTGAGAATGACCTTGTATCAAAACCGACCTCACGCTGATTAATCGTGCATTTCTTATCCCTGTGCACAAATTCTACAGGGTCTTCTATAGTTATGATGTGGTCGTTACGCGATTCATTAACATGGTCGATCATTGCCGCAAGTGTGGTGGATTTTCCAGAGCCTGTAGGTCCTGTGACAAGTACAATCCCCTGTCTTCTATGGACAAGTTCCTTCAAGACAAGTGGTAAGCCGAGTTCTTCCACAGTCTTGATCTCGACCGGTATCACTCTGAATACTGCACCGAGATAACCCATCTGGTGAAATGTGTTTCCTCTGAATCTTGCCAGTCCCTCAACAAGATATGAGAAATCAAGTTCTCTTTCCTCTTCGAGTTTTTTTATCTGGAGATCAGAAAGTAGGGAGTGAAGCATCTCATTCATCCCGTCTTTTGAGATCTCAGGAAAATCAGCAGGTAAAAGTTCTCCTTTAATCCTCATCATCGGTGGACGTCCTACCTTGAGATGTAAGTCAGAGCCACCCCTCTCGACCAATGTCCTCAACAGTTCATCTATCTTCATGGTGAACTCCTTTCTTTGGTCATACCTTCACACCCATAGATGGTGGTGCCCCAAGTGCACCTGCTCTTGTTCTAACCGCCTCGGGATTCTGTGCCTTTGACATCGCTTCCTCTAATGTAACAAGTTTCTCCTTTACAAGTTCTGCGAGAGACATATCCATACTTATCATGCCGAACTTTAAGCCTGTCTCTATAGCACTATATATCTGGTGTGTTTTTCCCTCACGAATCAGATTGGCTATAGCAGGTGTTACTATCATGACTTCCCTCGCTGCAGCCCTTCCATTCCCATCCGCACGCGGTATTAACTGTTGACATATTACTGCCTTCAGTGTTGTGGATAACTGGACCCTTATCTGTTGCTGTTGATGTGGTGGAAAGACATCAACCACCCTGTCTACCGTCTGTGGTGCATCCTGGGTATGGAGTGTGCCGAATACGAGATGACCTGTCTCTGCAGCGCTTACTGCGAGTGAGATGGTTTCAAGGTCTCGCATCTCTCCAACAAGGATGATATCAGGGTCCTGTCTTAAAGCATGTTTAAGCGCTTCTGAAAAAGAATGCGTCTGGGCGCCAACCTCTCTCTGTCTTACGATGCATCCCTTACTCTCATAAACGAATTCTATAGGGTCTTCGATTGTAAGGATATGCTCCTTTCGTTCCGCATTTATGATATCTATAAGTGAAGCAAGTGTGGTTGATTTTCCAGAGCCTGTTGGTCCTGTCACGAGTATCATACCACGAGGGAGTTTTGTAAGTTCAAGGATTGCTGGAGAGAGCCTCAGGGATTTCGGGTCAGGTATCTTTGAGGGTATTAACCTCAGCACCGCCTCCACCCCGTTTTTCTGTAGAAGGACGTTTACCCTGAATCTGCTTAATCCTGGGACATTGTATGAGCAGTCAAGTTCGAGTTTCTCTTCAAACCTCTGTATCTGGTCTTCATAGAGAAGGCTATAGATAAGTTTCTTGGAGTCTTCTGCTGTGAGTTCGGGAAATCCTTCAAGTGGCTGAATATGTCCATATACCCTCAC contains:
- a CDS encoding pyruvate, water dikinase regulatory protein, giving the protein MSPFKKEVHVFIVSDATGMTAEMVISAVLVQFKEIKPIFKRFPYIKTKEQIKTILIKAEAVQGIVIYSLVSHELRRWINKEKRKMGIYTIDLLGPLLDRIGKLWNMIPILKPGLLRGIGEESLRLAESIDFTLKHDDGQGLETVEKADLIILGVSRTSKTPTSLYLSCNNGLKVANVPIILDMKPPDKVLTIKIQKVGFTISPERLVFLRQKRLKYAGLTDYTDITYIKKELGYSHRIFNQIKGLQVIDVTNSSIEELANKIIEDRMGIVRRT
- a CDS encoding PBP1A family penicillin-binding protein; the encoded protein is MQGKIRFGLLLIVIFIVISAGIAGGFVYSLKGDLPSVDSLKKQQHFDGTKVYGDDGELIGEFNIEKGIYVPLNAIPKSLKNAVIAIEDSRFYEHKGLDYIAIARAAIKDILYVSIKEGGSTITQQLAKVVFLTPEKSIKRKIKEAYLAIKMEKTLTKNQILELYLNKIYFGHGAYGVEMASRTYFGKSAESLSTAEAALLAGLIKSPMIYSPYNDLEKARFRQITVLERMESEGFIKKGAAEKLWQQPIRFINLRKRDDNMQYFLEHVRRYLEDKYGSESVYKGGLRVYTTLDRRMQRAAIKALQEGLREIDKRQGYRGPIEHIDVIKEKKKKKADNKATHSVVMISGEIFNGTVIKVTKDYAVVRARGIVGRIALEDMLWAGRVLTKGGRIKEYKELNVSDILKKGDVVRVRLKSKSQKGVSFSLEQEPVVEGAIVVIEPSTGYIKAMVGGYDFTRSEYNRVLFARRQAGSAFKPIVYASAIERGFTPSSIIIDEPVTYDETAFKAGWSPENYDKKYYGPTMLRTALAYSRNVVTVKLLEKIGVDSVIDFARKLGIGGPFERDFTIALGSCDVTPLELTLAYSTFANGGVKMKPLTIKYILDSKDNILETNQPEGQGVISKEASFLITNMMEDVVKYGTGWRAKSLGRAVVGKTGTTNEYRDAWFIGYTPEIVAGVWVGFDNRQPLGPGETGARAASPIWVSLMREILETIPPSNFIIPDGIVAAEVDAETGLLATNESRVRYIEYFKKGSLPAYSTPDSKERLGVRTMGDLPYSPLRGQQLDTD
- a CDS encoding cyclic nucleotide-binding domain-containing protein, whose amino-acid sequence is MEGNIESLRTIPVFTSISEETLRSLALLLKENKYLKGEYIIREGEQADSMYILHSGEVEVRKVIDSKTGKYKILAILEEGDVFGEMAVFGEKFRSADVVARKDCSLWKIDCSDLFDVINTDPKSGIRLLEVIIAILISRIKSLNRELTTLYELGRLIPQAEDINALTGMVFEQLMNDIEPAKAGFIAIWNKYNEEFDIYQSANIKKVHHIEKSDPVAVWILENKSSLLIKDTGIEKRFKDRFYSGRSMIASPLIYNGEITGFILLSNPSRKNAFTYSHMVLLSTACNQVTARLKEIERRGEEKLRERLGEGKLMVSLYPTVGP
- a CDS encoding type IV pilus twitching motility protein PilT gives rise to the protein MKIDELLRTLVERGGSDLHLKVGRPPMMRIKGELLPADFPEISKDGMNEMLHSLLSDLQIKKLEEERELDFSYLVEGLARFRGNTFHQMGYLGAVFRVIPVEIKTVEELGLPLVLKELVHRRQGIVLVTGPTGSGKSTTLAAMIDHVNESRNDHIITIEDPVEFVHRDKKCTINQREVGFDTRSFSEALKRALRQDPDIILVGEMRDPETISIAMTAAETGHLVFSTLHTNDAKQSIDRIIDTFPPEQQHQVRMQLAMTLAATVSQRLVKKSDGSGRIAVLEIMINTPTIRKMIEEGKTGAIDKAIHDSASLYKMQTMNQHLFEYVKEGAITKEDALNISNNPNDLRIMLQTQMPVEEPAPQPQQKPSPFAQKPSGLEGRYGR
- a CDS encoding type IV pilus twitching motility protein PilT translates to MEMLDILRAVVEKKASDIHIVVGKPPMVRVYGHIQPLEGFPELTAEDSKKLIYSLLYEDQIQRFEEKLELDCSYNVPGLSRFRVNVLLQKNGVEAVLRLIPSKIPDPKSLRLSPAILELTKLPRGMILVTGPTGSGKSTTLASLIDIINAERKEHILTIEDPIEFVYESKGCIVRQREVGAQTHSFSEALKHALRQDPDIILVGEMRDLETISLAVSAAETGHLVFGTLHTQDAPQTVDRVVDVFPPHQQQQIRVQLSTTLKAVICQQLIPRADGNGRAAAREVMIVTPAIANLIREGKTHQIYSAIETGLKFGMISMDMSLAELVKEKLVTLEEAMSKAQNPEAVRTRAGALGAPPSMGVKV